The Gallus gallus isolate bGalGal1 chromosome 3, bGalGal1.mat.broiler.GRCg7b, whole genome shotgun sequence genome window below encodes:
- the EEF1A1 gene encoding elongation factor 1-alpha 1, whose amino-acid sequence MGKEKTHINIVVIGHVDSGKSTTTGHLIYKCGGIDKRTIEKFEKEAAEMGKGSFKYAWVLDKLKAERERGITIDISLWKFETSKYYVTIIDAPGHRDFIKNMITGTSQADCAVLIVAAGVGEFEAGISKNGQTREHALLAYTLGVKQLIVGVNKMDSTEPPYSQKRYEEIVKEVSTYIKKIGYNPDTVAFVPISGWNGDNMLEPSSNMPWFKGWKVTRKDGNASGTTLLEALDCILPPTRPTDKPLRLPLQDVYKIGGIGTVPVGRVETGVLKPGMVVTFAPVNVTTEVKSVEMHHEALSEALPGDNVGFNVKNVSVKDVRRGNVAGDSKNDPPMEAAGFTAQVIILNHPGQISAGYAPVLDCHTAHIACKFAELKEKIDRRSGKKLEDGPKFLKSGDAAIVDMIPGKPMCVESFSDYPPLGRFAVRDMRQTVAVGVIKAVDKKAGGAGKVTKSAQKAQKAK is encoded by the exons ATGGGAAAGGAGAAGACCCACATCAACATCGTCGTCATCGGCCACGTCGATTCCGGCAAGTCCACCACCACCGGGCACCTCATCTACAAATGTGGTGGCATCGACAAGAGGACCATCGAGAAGTTCGAGAAGGAGGCGGCCGAG ATGGGCAAAGGTTCCTTCAAATATGCCTGGGTCTTGGACAAGCTCAAGGCTGAGCGTGAGCGTGGTATCACTATCGATATTTCCCTGTGGAAATTTGAAACAAGCAAGTACTACGTCACCATCATCGATGCTCCTGGGCACAGAGACTTCATTAAGAACATGATTACTGGAACTTCTCAG GCTGATTGTGCTGTCCTGATTGTTGCTGCTGGTGTTGGTGAGTTCGAGGCCGGTATTTCTAAGAACGGGCAGACCCGTGAGCACGCTCTTCTGGCCTACACCCTGGGTGTGAAACAGCTGATCGTTGGTGTTAACAAGATGGATTCCACTGAGCCACCTTACAGCCAGAAGAGATACGAAGAGATCGTCAAGGAAGTCAGCACTTACATCAAGAAAATTGGCTACAACCCAGACACTGTAGCTTTTGTGCCAATCTCTGGTTGGAACGGGGACAACATGCTGGAGCCTAGCTCTAAC ATGCCCTGGTTCAAGGGATGGAAGGTTACCCGGAAAGATGGCAATGCCAGTGGAACCACCCTCCTGGAAGCCTTGGACTGCATCCTGCCTCCAACTCGTCCAACTGACAAACCTCTGCGTCTGCCTCTTCAAGATGTCTACAAAATTGGTG GCATTGGTACTGTACCAGTTGGCCGTGTGGAAACTGGTGTCCTGAAGCCAGGCATGGTGGTCACATTTGCCCCCGTCAACGTTACAACTGAAGTAAAGTCTGTTGAGATGCACCATGAAGCCCTTAGCGAAGCTCTGCCTGGTGATAACGTTGGCTTCAACGTCAAGAACGTGTCTGTGAAAGATGTCCGCCGTGGTAACGTTGCTGGTGACAGCAAGAATGATCCTCCAATGGAAGCTGCTGGCTTTACTGCGCAG GTTATTATCCTGAACCACCCTGGCCAAATCAGTGCTGGTTATGCCCCTGTGCTGGATTGCCACACTGCTCACATTGCCTGCAAGTTTGCTGAGCTCAAGGAGAAGATTGATCGTCGTTCCGGCAAGAAGCTGGAGGATGGCCCGAAGTTCCTGAAATCTGGAGACGCTGCCATTGTTGATATGATCCCTGGCAAACCCATGTGTGTTGAGAGCTTCTCTGATTATCCTCCTCTGG GTCGTTTCGCTGTGCGTGACATGAGACAGACGGTTGCTGTTGGTGTCATCAAGGCCGTCGACAAGAAGGCTGGTGGAGCCGGCAAGGTCACAAAGTCTGCTCAGAAGGCCCAGAAGGCTAAATGA